The following coding sequences lie in one Synechococcus sp. PCC 7336 genomic window:
- a CDS encoding IS630 family transposase, producing MLKSNQKRNIQEPEGDALRELEEFIESNPDPRELKRALAVRILIEGLSRTQIQIVLGVSIPFISKWKVNFALGGVEALRLGYRGSVGYLNPEEREEIIEWLKNQKSWNLLELENYIEDNYNVFFKSKQSYYDLFKEAGISWKKSQKKNPKRDDELVKNKHKEIYDILESNRDDIEAGRLVVYIIDECHLLWGDVCGYVWGKTQERIEIPIINERERQTYYGAINYATKQFIKQEYEVANSENTVSFLKYLLSLNPESRHLIIWDGASYHRYKEMKDYLREINQELEASEWPLRCVLLAPNAPEQNPVEDIWLNAKNWLRRCWYELRSFSLIKWFFSFIIERQFYDFPKLHKYGFFELKLEGLSA from the coding sequence ATGCTCAAGAGTAATCAGAAGAGAAATATACAGGAACCTGAGGGTGATGCGTTAAGGGAGTTAGAGGAATTTATTGAAAGCAATCCTGACCCTCGGGAGCTCAAAAGAGCTTTAGCTGTTCGGATACTGATTGAGGGTCTGAGCCGAACCCAGATTCAGATTGTACTAGGGGTATCGATTCCGTTTATCAGCAAGTGGAAAGTGAATTTCGCCCTAGGAGGTGTCGAAGCATTGAGATTGGGTTATCGAGGTTCTGTAGGATATCTCAATCCAGAAGAGCGTGAAGAAATTATTGAGTGGCTAAAAAATCAGAAATCTTGGAATTTACTAGAGCTAGAAAATTATATCGAAGACAATTATAATGTCTTCTTTAAGTCAAAGCAAAGCTACTACGATCTTTTTAAGGAGGCCGGGATCAGTTGGAAGAAGTCTCAAAAAAAGAATCCGAAAAGGGACGATGAACTGGTCAAGAACAAGCATAAAGAGATCTACGATATTTTAGAGTCAAATCGGGATGATATAGAAGCTGGAAGGCTTGTGGTGTATATCATTGATGAGTGTCATCTTCTCTGGGGAGATGTCTGTGGTTACGTCTGGGGTAAAACACAAGAGCGAATAGAAATCCCGATTATTAATGAGCGAGAAAGACAAACTTATTATGGAGCAATAAATTATGCAACCAAGCAGTTCATCAAACAGGAATACGAAGTTGCAAATTCTGAAAATACTGTTTCTTTCTTGAAGTATTTGCTATCTCTCAATCCAGAAAGTAGGCATTTAATAATTTGGGATGGAGCAAGCTATCATAGGTACAAAGAAATGAAGGATTATCTAAGAGAAATAAATCAAGAATTAGAAGCTTCTGAATGGCCTTTAAGGTGTGTGCTTCTGGCTCCTAATGCACCGGAACAGAACCCGGTAGAGGATATTTGGTTGAATGCCAAAAACTGGCTCAGAAGATGTTGGTATGAGTTACGCTCTTTTTCTTTAATCAAATGGTTCTTTAGTTTTATTATTGAGAGGCAATTTTATGATTTCCCTAAACTTCACAAATATGGTTTCTTTGAGCTCAAGCTTGAAGGACTTTCAGCCTAG